The genome window GAAGAAATAGCTAAAGTAGGTGCAATACTTCCAAATAGAGAAGGTTTTTTAAGACTTTCAGATCAAATAGATAAAATGGCAGACCTTTCAGAAGGAACGGCTTTTAGAGTATTAAGTTTTATAAAAGCTCAATTAAAAGCTGATAAAGATATTTTAGAAAAAATAAATGAATTAGGTAATCTTGTTTTAAAAGTTGTTACAAAGCTTAGAGAAGCTTTACTTGTTGTAACACTTGATGCTGAGACTTTTAATGCAAGAATAAAAGAAACAGAAAAAGCTGAAAAAGATGTAGATGATTTCTATAGGAATTTATCAGTAACAATTCTTCAAAGAAATTTAAAAATAGCGCCTATGCTTCTTATAAGAGAAATAGCATCAATGCTTGAAGATATTTCAGATGAAGCTGAATCAGCTGCAAATACTTTAAGAGCTCTTTCTCTTATATTATTATAGATCAACTTTCTCTTAAAGATAGTACCTATATAAAGAACTTAACATTTTTTAAATTCTTCATTTAAAACCATCCATATTTTATGAGCAATCTTTGGAGGAATATTTGCTAATAATGTTAAAGTTTGTGGAGAAGCATTAACTATATTCTTAATTGTTTTTAAATTTTTTAAAAGTCTCTCAGCATATTTTTCTCTAATAAAAGGAATAGAAGCAATAATATTTAATTGCTGTTCTGAAATATCATTTCTTTTTAGGTTTTATAAATGTTTTATTTATTTTTTTCATATTTTCCATGCTTATGAATAATTTTTAAAATATTAGAAGTTTCTTCTATATCATTAGTATAAATTATTTTAAAATTATAACTTAAAATTAAGCTTAATAATGCTCCATAAATTGAATTTTTATTTTT of Nitrososphaerota archaeon contains these proteins:
- a CDS encoding DUF47 family protein, producing MVFPIDREEEIHSRLISLIQDQIRKVIETVKSLSLLIESSVYMQSEKIIEEKYIAVIKNEEEAKNVKRQIEEEIAKVGAILPNREGFLRLSDQIDKMADLSEGTAFRVLSFIKAQLKADKDILEKINELGNLVLKVVTKLREALLVVTLDAETFNARIKETEKAEKDVDDFYRNLSVTILQRNLKIAPMLLIREIASMLEDISDEAESAANTLRALSLILL